One stretch of Helicobacter jaachi DNA includes these proteins:
- the lspA gene encoding signal peptidase II encodes MHFLGHIRKISARQIRLFLIFFLLSFVLDQLVKILMLKGFAWDSEALSIGGRALVYNTGVAFSMFSFLEEYLKYIQIVFLLCLLVGLLMSDLFTKHYVAFGILMGAGSSNIFDRFIHGGVVDYVYWHYWFDFAIFNLADVLIDVSVVLIIWQMLREKWQPHERL; translated from the coding sequence ATGCATTTCTTAGGCCACATACGCAAGATTAGTGCAAGGCAAATCCGCTTATTTCTTATATTTTTTTTGTTAAGCTTTGTGCTTGACCAATTAGTAAAAATCCTTATGCTAAAGGGTTTTGCGTGGGATAGTGAGGCGCTAAGCATAGGTGGGAGGGCGCTTGTGTATAATACAGGCGTGGCGTTTTCGATGTTTAGCTTTTTGGAGGAGTATTTAAAATATATTCAAATAGTATTTTTGCTCTGCTTGCTCGTTGGGCTGTTAATGAGTGATTTATTTACTAAGCACTATGTAGCGTTTGGGATTTTAATGGGGGCTGGGTCATCAAATATTTTTGACCGCTTTATCCACGGCGGCGTGGTTGATTATGTGTATTGGCACTATTGGTTTGACTTTGCTATTTTTAATCTTGCCGATGTGCTCATTGATGTAAGCGTGGTGCTTATTATTTGGCAAATGCTGCGGGAGAAATGGCAACCCCACGAGCGTTTATAG
- a CDS encoding restriction endonuclease subunit S: MAAIRPKDNQSYKFLFICIHNNKDLFIGRQGMAFESISTQDLKNVKIPLPPLEKQNKIISIIDFIESKITKLDSINKSLESKSAQIIATHLLRI; this comes from the coding sequence TTGGCGGCTATTAGACCTAAAGACAATCAATCCTATAAATTTCTATTTATTTGCATTCATAATAATAAAGATTTATTTATAGGACGGCAAGGAATGGCTTTTGAATCTATTTCAACGCAAGATTTAAAAAATGTAAAAATTCCCCTACCACCACTAGAAAAGCAAAATAAAATCATCTCCATAATCGACTTTATAGAATCTAAAATCACAAAACTAGATTCTATAAACAAATCTTTAGAATCTAAAAGCGCCCAAATCATTGCTACTCACTTGCTTAGAATCTAA